GAAAACGGACATAAGTAACAAAAGCCGATTTATTTTCCGGACGTTTGAAGATGCTGTCGCGGTAGGTATATCCACATTCATCAACTGAATAAACGCGTTCTTCAGCTTGAATGTTCACCGTTTCCACAGCGGTTATCAGATCTTTTACCTCAACGCCATAGGCTCCGATATTCTGCACCGCACTTGCCCCTACCTCACCGGGAATCAGCGACAGGTTCTCCGCTCCATACCATCCGTGCTCTACACAATAGGCCACAAAGTCATCCCATACTACCCCTGCTCCCACTCGCACTGATACAGAGCGAGCATCTTCTTCCGTCACTTCGATTCCTTCAATGCGGGAATGTAATATCAGCCCATCGTAATCTTTGGTAAACAACAAGTTACTGCCACCACCAATATGCAAAAAAGGTGTCGTAATGGCACCTTGCGCAATCAGCTTCTTCAGTTCTTCAACCGAAGTGTACTCTAAAAAACGATCGGCATTGACATCTATACCGAATGTGTTGTAGGGTAAAAGAGAATACATATATTTTTAATTATAAGTTATATCGTTATTCGTTATAAGCCGACAAACACAATTATTATCATTAACTGCAAGGCTATTTGCTATCGTGTATACAACTTGCATCAAATGCTTGTATCTTCAAACTTATACAATTCCCATTCTCCGGCTTTGCGACGGAAATAGAGGATATTGGAAAAACCATTACCGATACCTTTCAACGCCAGGATTTTCGTTGGTGAATCATCGTCATTCCGTTGTCCGTAATTGATATTAGAAAGACGATCGGCAGGAAGTCCCGGTTTAAAAGCGAACCACTGATTAAGGTCTAGAGTGGTCTCCAGAATAGAAAAATCATCATCCGGATCGGTGGTTATAAAAGCCAGAGGCTCACACACACGCTTACTTTGAAAAAGGCTATCTGCGGCAAAGTGTCCGAAAAACTCCACGAAATT
The Bacteroides caecimuris DNA segment above includes these coding regions:
- the murB gene encoding UDP-N-acetylmuramate dehydrogenase, whose translation is MYSLLPYNTFGIDVNADRFLEYTSVEELKKLIAQGAITTPFLHIGGGSNLLFTKDYDGLILHSRIEGIEVTEEDARSVSVRVGAGVVWDDFVAYCVEHGWYGAENLSLIPGEVGASAVQNIGAYGVEVKDLITAVETVNIQAEERVYSVDECGYTYRDSIFKRPENKSAFVTYVRFRLSKEEYYTLDYGTIRQELEKYPALTLPVVRKVIIGIRESKLPDPKVMGNAGSFFMNPIVSKEKLEALQQEYPHMPYYELANGRVKIPAGWMIDQCGWKGKALGPAAVHDKQALVLVNRGGAKGSDIIALSDAVRASVREKFGIDIHPEVNFIN